One genomic region from Anguilla rostrata isolate EN2019 chromosome 2, ASM1855537v3, whole genome shotgun sequence encodes:
- the LOC135245077 gene encoding retinol dehydrogenase 13-like isoform X1 produces MNKYILPVSVVGTVVGCGVLLKDYVTGGTCPSKAKIKGKTVVITGANTGLGKETARELAKRGGRIIMGCRDMVKCEAAAREIRGQTLNSHVHARHIDLASIKSIREFADRINQEEEHVDILINNAGVMRCPNWKTEDGFEMQFGVNHLGHFLLTNLLLEKLKSSAPSRVINLSSLAHIMGEMDFNDLNWERKKYDTKQAYCQSKLANVLFTRELANRLQGSGVTVNALHPGVVATELGRHTGLHKSAFSSSVLNPFFSLLVKTPQQGAQPSVFLAVAEELEGVSGRYYDVLREKEAAPRALDEDAARRLWEVSATLVELERTEATPTEETARQATPPPQKHHPAPLPTVPQQA; encoded by the exons atgaataaatatatactgcCTGTATCGGTGGTGGGGACAGTAGTTGGATGTGGTGTTCTGTTAAA GGATTACGTTACTGGTGGCACTTGTCCAAGTAAAGCCAAGATCAAAGGGAAGACTGTTGTCATCACCGGCGCAAATACAGGATTAGGAAAAGAGACTGCTAGGGAACTGGCCAAGAGAG GGGGAAGGATTATTATGGGATGTCGGGACATGGTGAAGTGCGAGGCGGCCGCCAGGGAGATCCGCGGACAGACGCTGAACAGCCACGTGCACGCCCGCCATATTGACCTGGCCTCCATCAAGTCCATCCGCGAATTCGCAGACAGGATCAACCAGG AGGAAGAGCATGTGGATATACTGATAAACAACGCAGGGGTAATGAGGTGTCCAAACTGGAAGACTGAGGATGGCTTTGAAATGCAGTTTGGGGTGAACCACTTGG GCCACTTCCTGTTGACGAACCTGCTGCTGGAGAAGCTGaagagctccgcccccagccggGTCATAAACCTGTCCTCGCTGGCGCACATCATGGGCGAGATGGACTTCAACGACCTCAACTGGGAGAGGAAGAAGTACGACACCAAGCAGGCCTACTGCCAGAGCAAACTGGCCAATGTGCTGTTCACCAGGGAACTGGCCAACAGGCTGCAAG GTTCTGGGGTGACGGTGAACGCGCTGCACCCCGGGGTGGTGGCTACAGAATTGGGGAGACACACAGGCTTACACAAGTCCGCATTCTCCAGCTCAGTCCTCA accCATTCTTCTCCCTGCTGGTGAAGActccccagcagggggcgcagcCCAGCGTGTTCCTGGCGGTGGCGGAGGAGCTGGAGGGCGTGTCGGGGCGTTACTACGACGTCCTGCGGGAGAAGGAGGCGGCGCCGCGGGCGCTGGACGAGGACGCCGCCCGCAGGCTGTGGGAGGTCAGCGCGACGCTGGTGGAGCTGGAGCGGacagaggccacgcccaccgagGAGACCGCGcgccaggccacgccccctccccaaaaacacCACCCCGCGCCTCTCCCGACAGTCCCCCAGCAGGCCTGA
- the LOC135245077 gene encoding retinol dehydrogenase 13-like isoform X2 gives MGCRDMVKCEAAAREIRGQTLNSHVHARHIDLASIKSIREFADRINQEEEHVDILINNAGVMRCPNWKTEDGFEMQFGVNHLGHFLLTNLLLEKLKSSAPSRVINLSSLAHIMGEMDFNDLNWERKKYDTKQAYCQSKLANVLFTRELANRLQGSGVTVNALHPGVVATELGRHTGLHKSAFSSSVLNPFFSLLVKTPQQGAQPSVFLAVAEELEGVSGRYYDVLREKEAAPRALDEDAARRLWEVSATLVELERTEATPTEETARQATPPPQKHHPAPLPTVPQQA, from the exons ATGGGATGTCGGGACATGGTGAAGTGCGAGGCGGCCGCCAGGGAGATCCGCGGACAGACGCTGAACAGCCACGTGCACGCCCGCCATATTGACCTGGCCTCCATCAAGTCCATCCGCGAATTCGCAGACAGGATCAACCAGG AGGAAGAGCATGTGGATATACTGATAAACAACGCAGGGGTAATGAGGTGTCCAAACTGGAAGACTGAGGATGGCTTTGAAATGCAGTTTGGGGTGAACCACTTGG GCCACTTCCTGTTGACGAACCTGCTGCTGGAGAAGCTGaagagctccgcccccagccggGTCATAAACCTGTCCTCGCTGGCGCACATCATGGGCGAGATGGACTTCAACGACCTCAACTGGGAGAGGAAGAAGTACGACACCAAGCAGGCCTACTGCCAGAGCAAACTGGCCAATGTGCTGTTCACCAGGGAACTGGCCAACAGGCTGCAAG GTTCTGGGGTGACGGTGAACGCGCTGCACCCCGGGGTGGTGGCTACAGAATTGGGGAGACACACAGGCTTACACAAGTCCGCATTCTCCAGCTCAGTCCTCA accCATTCTTCTCCCTGCTGGTGAAGActccccagcagggggcgcagcCCAGCGTGTTCCTGGCGGTGGCGGAGGAGCTGGAGGGCGTGTCGGGGCGTTACTACGACGTCCTGCGGGAGAAGGAGGCGGCGCCGCGGGCGCTGGACGAGGACGCCGCCCGCAGGCTGTGGGAGGTCAGCGCGACGCTGGTGGAGCTGGAGCGGacagaggccacgcccaccgagGAGACCGCGcgccaggccacgccccctccccaaaaacacCACCCCGCGCCTCTCCCGACAGTCCCCCAGCAGGCCTGA